In Bosea sp. (in: a-proteobacteria), one DNA window encodes the following:
- a CDS encoding peptidylprolyl isomerase: protein MSLDPENTLVMETTKGKVVIKLRPDLAPGHVERIKLLAREGFYDGIVFHRVIDGFMAQVGCPHGTGTGGSSYPDLKQEFNAEPHVRGICSMARAQNPNSANSQFFIVFDDARFLDKQYTVWGEVVEGMENVDQIKRGEPVRDPDSIVSMKVMADAA, encoded by the coding sequence ATGTCCCTCGATCCCGAGAACACCCTCGTCATGGAAACCACCAAGGGCAAGGTGGTCATCAAGCTGCGCCCTGACCTCGCGCCCGGCCATGTCGAGCGCATCAAGCTGCTCGCCCGCGAGGGCTTCTATGACGGCATCGTCTTCCACCGCGTCATCGACGGCTTCATGGCCCAGGTCGGCTGCCCGCACGGCACCGGCACCGGAGGCTCGAGCTATCCGGACCTGAAGCAGGAGTTCAATGCCGAGCCGCATGTGCGCGGCATCTGCTCGATGGCCCGCGCGCAGAACCCGAACTCGGCCAACAGCCAGTTCTTCATCGTCTTCGACGATGCCCGCTTCCTCGACAAGCAGTACACCGTCTGGGGAGAAGTCGTTGAAGGCATGGAGAATGTCGACCAGATCAAGCGCGGCGAGCCGGTCCGCGATCCCGACTCGATCGTCTCGATGAAGGTGATGGCCGACGCGGCCTGA